The Streptomyces sp. NL15-2K genome contains a region encoding:
- a CDS encoding TetR/AcrR family transcriptional regulator yields MATTGRGPYAKTAEVRRKILQACVDAFGGAGFHGSNTKDIAQRAGISHTGLRHHFPTKEDLLIALLELRAEHSSQLLTELNARTPETDPLDALRGQLAVLRENQQSPGMIGLHSVLSGEATSPDHPAHGYYVKRYQDIRRYYTQAFTALAERGDLNATFPPAQLATITISLINGLQAQWLYDRESVDIEGTVRDFLASVVPALGR; encoded by the coding sequence ATGGCGACTACGGGACGGGGCCCCTACGCCAAGACCGCCGAGGTAAGACGCAAGATCCTTCAGGCGTGTGTCGACGCGTTCGGCGGCGCCGGATTCCACGGCTCGAACACCAAGGACATCGCCCAGCGCGCCGGGATCAGCCACACCGGCCTTCGCCATCACTTCCCCACGAAGGAAGACCTGCTCATCGCCCTCCTCGAACTCCGCGCCGAGCACAGCTCACAGCTGCTGACGGAACTGAACGCCCGTACACCGGAAACGGATCCGCTGGACGCGCTCCGGGGTCAGCTGGCGGTCCTCCGCGAGAACCAGCAGAGCCCTGGAATGATCGGACTGCACTCCGTGCTCTCCGGCGAAGCGACCTCCCCGGATCACCCCGCGCACGGCTACTACGTCAAGCGTTACCAGGACATCCGCCGGTACTACACGCAGGCGTTCACCGCACTCGCCGAGCGCGGCGACCTCAACGCCACCTTTCCCCCGGCACAGCTCGCGACCATCACGATCTCACTGATCAACGGCTTGCAGGCGCAGTGGCTGTACGACCGGGAATCGGTCGACATCGAGGGCACGGTACGCGACTTCCTCGCATCCGTGGTTCCCGCGCTCGGACGCTGA
- a CDS encoding acyl-CoA thioesterase domain-containing protein, translating to MTDRWTDLLDCLVLKPVGDQAYEGRSQQLPYHRLYGGQLLAQFVQAACLTAPGKAVKSLHTVFVREGSGEEPVRYTTDCPHQGRSFATVRLEAAQGHRTVAVATASMHTWEDGPDRQTAAPLPDLPGPEHALSLDLLPFQARSHADLDAPAVGPPTLDLWLRTPPVAPELGPALLAYATDLTLIGTALRPVDGLSQRDAGGAFASAVTSHTVWFHRPLRTDDWLLLRQRSPLAAHGRAYGLGDVLSRQGALAAAFAQEALLRFRD from the coding sequence ATGACAGACCGCTGGACCGACCTCCTGGACTGCCTGGTCCTCAAGCCCGTCGGGGATCAGGCGTACGAGGGACGCTCGCAGCAGCTTCCGTACCACCGGCTCTACGGCGGGCAGTTACTGGCGCAGTTCGTGCAGGCGGCCTGCCTCACCGCCCCCGGCAAGGCGGTCAAGTCACTGCACACGGTCTTCGTACGCGAGGGGAGCGGCGAAGAGCCGGTCAGGTATACCACCGACTGCCCCCACCAAGGCCGCAGTTTCGCGACCGTCCGCCTGGAGGCGGCGCAAGGGCACCGCACGGTGGCGGTCGCGACGGCGAGCATGCACACGTGGGAGGACGGTCCGGACCGCCAGACCGCCGCTCCCCTGCCGGACCTTCCCGGGCCCGAGCACGCCCTGTCGCTCGACCTTCTGCCCTTCCAGGCGCGTTCGCACGCCGACCTCGACGCGCCCGCCGTGGGCCCGCCGACGCTGGATCTGTGGCTGCGCACCCCGCCCGTCGCACCGGAGCTGGGGCCGGCGCTTCTCGCGTACGCCACGGACCTGACCCTCATCGGCACGGCGCTGCGCCCGGTGGACGGCCTGTCCCAGCGGGACGCGGGGGGCGCCTTCGCCTCCGCGGTCACCTCGCACACCGTGTGGTTCCACCGTCCGCTGCGCACGGACGACTGGCTGCTGCTGCGCCAGCGAAGCCCACTCGCCGCCCACGGCCGCGCGTACGGTCTGGGCGACGTGCTGAGCCGGCAGGGAGCGCTGGCGGCCGCGTTCGCCCAGGAAGCACTGCTGCGCTTCCGGGACTGA
- a CDS encoding acyl-CoA dehydrogenase family protein, producing the protein MDAEERELLEETLRKTMTATPSGGGLDAALTELGWPDMLAEEPSAAIRAVFRLLGETGAHAPLVNDVLLYEMGRPLGGALPMPYAGGQWVEWSRETSVTGTAVDPGLPLLSVAEGAPVPLTLGRQALAWWLLGTGHAMLALARRHVLDRHQFGRPLASFQALRHRLAETLVALEGAEATLVHADGDLSSLLAKAAAGRAALTAARHCQQALGGLGFTAEHPLHRHVKRTLVLDGLLGNTRELTREAGRVLAARGAVPRLVHL; encoded by the coding sequence GTGGATGCCGAGGAACGCGAACTGCTCGAGGAGACCCTGCGCAAGACGATGACCGCCACGCCCTCCGGCGGCGGACTCGACGCGGCACTGACCGAACTCGGATGGCCCGACATGCTGGCCGAGGAGCCGTCCGCCGCAATCCGCGCCGTCTTCCGCCTGCTCGGCGAGACGGGCGCGCACGCACCCCTGGTCAACGACGTGCTGCTGTACGAGATGGGCCGCCCGCTCGGCGGCGCGCTCCCCATGCCGTATGCCGGCGGGCAGTGGGTGGAGTGGAGCCGCGAGACGAGCGTCACCGGCACCGCCGTCGACCCCGGACTTCCGCTCCTGAGCGTTGCCGAGGGCGCCCCGGTCCCGCTGACGCTCGGCCGGCAGGCGCTGGCCTGGTGGCTGCTGGGCACGGGCCACGCCATGCTGGCGCTCGCCCGCCGGCACGTCCTGGACCGGCACCAGTTCGGCCGCCCGCTCGCCTCCTTCCAGGCCCTCCGCCACCGCCTCGCCGAGACCCTGGTCGCCCTGGAGGGCGCCGAGGCGACGCTGGTGCACGCCGACGGCGACCTCAGCTCGCTGCTCGCCAAGGCCGCCGCGGGCCGGGCCGCGCTCACCGCCGCCCGCCACTGCCAGCAGGCGCTCGGCGGTCTCGGCTTCACCGCCGAGCACCCGCTGCACCGGCACGTCAAACGCACGCTCGTCCTCGACGGCCTGCTCGGCAATACCCGCGAACTCACCCGCGAGGCGGGCCGGGTGCTGGCGGCCCGGGGCGCGGTGCCCCGCCTCGTACACCTGTGA
- a CDS encoding acyl-CoA dehydrogenase family protein — MTVFSRGTTPGPPADTYRSGLRAWLDEHDLSPGAGYDGSLDAQVAQLDRVRRELWDAGWMRYGWPEAVGGRGGPSVLRAVLGEEVAARELAEPGLYSMVEVLVPTLLSYAPPALAAAMVPRLLSGQEQWCQGFSEPGSGSDLASLTTRAVRDGDTWVINGQKVWTSLAQYAARCVLLARTGPDPGHAGISAFFLDMDTPGVTVRPLRTMHGVDEFAEVFLDDVRIPADRILGRPGDGWRLAMDLLPHERSTCFWHRVAHLYTRLDRLLDDAAAPGDEAAALGEAYLALHTVRCRSLTTQHRLADGARLGPETSVDKILLATAEQQLLDTVRDVLPGAVELHDSAWRTEYLYSRAATIYGGTAEVQRNIVARRLLGLGKE, encoded by the coding sequence GTGACGGTATTTTCCCGGGGGACGACCCCCGGACCCCCAGCCGACACCTACCGCAGCGGGCTGCGCGCCTGGCTGGACGAGCACGACCTGTCCCCCGGCGCGGGCTACGACGGCTCGCTCGACGCGCAGGTCGCCCAGCTCGACCGGGTGCGCCGCGAGCTGTGGGACGCGGGATGGATGCGCTACGGCTGGCCGGAGGCGGTCGGCGGACGCGGCGGGCCGAGCGTGCTGCGGGCGGTGCTCGGCGAGGAGGTGGCCGCGCGCGAACTGGCCGAGCCCGGCCTGTACTCGATGGTCGAGGTCCTCGTGCCCACCCTGCTGTCGTACGCGCCCCCCGCCCTGGCCGCCGCCATGGTCCCGCGGCTGCTGAGCGGACAGGAGCAGTGGTGTCAGGGCTTCTCCGAGCCCGGCTCCGGCAGCGACCTGGCCTCCCTCACCACCCGGGCGGTGCGCGACGGCGACACCTGGGTGATCAACGGGCAGAAGGTGTGGACGAGCCTGGCGCAGTACGCGGCGCGGTGTGTCCTGCTGGCGCGTACCGGTCCCGACCCGGGCCATGCCGGGATCAGCGCCTTCTTCCTCGACATGGACACCCCTGGGGTCACGGTCCGCCCGCTGCGCACGATGCATGGCGTCGACGAGTTCGCCGAGGTGTTCCTGGACGACGTGCGCATTCCGGCCGACCGGATCCTCGGCCGACCGGGCGACGGCTGGCGGCTGGCCATGGATCTGCTGCCGCACGAGCGCTCCACCTGCTTCTGGCACCGCGTGGCGCACCTGTACACCCGCCTGGACCGGCTGCTCGACGATGCCGCCGCGCCCGGCGATGAGGCAGCGGCCCTCGGCGAGGCGTATCTCGCGTTGCATACGGTGCGCTGCCGCTCGCTCACGACGCAGCACCGGCTCGCCGACGGCGCCCGGCTGGGCCCGGAGACCTCGGTGGACAAGATCCTGCTCGCCACGGCGGAGCAGCAACTTCTCGACACCGTCCGGGATGTGCTGCCGGGCGCCGTCGAGCTGCACGACTCCGCCTGGCGCACCGAATACCTCTATTCGCGGGCCGCCACCATCTACGGCGGCACGGCCGAGGTGCAGCGCAACATCGTCGCGCGGCGCCTGCTCGGGCTGGGAAAGGAGTAG
- a CDS encoding nuclear transport factor 2 family protein: MSENSILPHACEDLADIQQMLARYAVAMTRGDIDRVLAVFTPDGSYSAFGDTYPLDDFPELIAAAPKGLFLTGTPAVDFAEDRRTATGIQPLCFVEDATHAMRIGYYSDTYVRTPDGWRLRTRAMTFIRRSGAHDSGIPHAFERSRP; encoded by the coding sequence ATGAGCGAGAATTCAATTCTCCCCCACGCTTGCGAGGACCTGGCCGACATCCAGCAAATGCTGGCCCGTTACGCCGTCGCCATGACCCGCGGCGACATCGACCGCGTGCTCGCCGTCTTCACGCCGGACGGCAGCTACAGCGCCTTCGGCGACACCTACCCGCTCGACGACTTCCCTGAGCTGATCGCCGCCGCACCCAAGGGGCTCTTCCTCACCGGCACGCCCGCCGTCGACTTCGCCGAGGACCGGCGCACGGCCACCGGGATCCAGCCACTGTGCTTCGTGGAGGACGCCACGCACGCCATGCGCATCGGCTACTACAGCGACACCTACGTGCGCACCCCCGACGGCTGGCGGCTGCGCACCCGCGCCATGACCTTCATCCGCCGCAGCGGCGCCCACGACTCGGGCATCCCGCACGCCTTCGAGCGCTCCCGGCCGTGA
- a CDS encoding pyridoxamine 5'-phosphate oxidase family protein yields MAAQRRGAAIAMTRPELDAFLQAGPVCRLGTIGPGGQPHVSALWFVRDGTHIWLNSLLHSRRWTDLGRGPRSSAIADEGGLDFIRLRGVELRGRVEVVGETPRRGAPNDELRTPEWDFPKPRR; encoded by the coding sequence ATGGCTGCACAGCGCCGCGGGGCCGCCATCGCCATGACGCGGCCCGAACTCGACGCCTTCCTCCAGGCGGGGCCGGTCTGCCGGCTGGGCACGATCGGCCCTGGTGGGCAGCCGCATGTGAGCGCCCTGTGGTTCGTCCGGGACGGCACGCACATCTGGCTGAACTCGCTGCTGCACAGCCGGCGGTGGACCGATCTCGGACGCGGTCCGAGATCGAGTGCGATCGCGGATGAAGGCGGCCTGGATTTCATCCGGCTCCGCGGGGTCGAGCTGCGCGGCCGTGTCGAGGTGGTCGGCGAGACGCCGCGCAGGGGCGCACCGAACGACGAACTACGCACGCCCGAGTGGGACTTTCCGAAGCCGCGCCGGTGA
- a CDS encoding ABC transporter permease, translated as MEQFLTFGVVGLATAAIYAIIGSGLVLTYTTAGVFNFAHGAAGMMAAFAYWQLAFGWGWPVPLALAVVLLVLAPAFALFVERVLMRPVQSLGEAERLVMTVALLTGCIALARWIWDPNTPRPLRPFFADQPAFHLGPAPVTWHQALTLGVAALIAAGLWLLLNHTRAGTEMRACVDDRALARLTGASPQRAARLAWILATQLAAVGGILIAPTVALDAQQLSLLIVSAYTAAVFGRLRSLPLTFFGALVVGWLESYLTGYLPQNDYLPGLRLAAPALLLFLALLVFPHRRLRGRERRLVRVPLPTPRGSLVFAGCVVLLAVLLVTVLDEEGLISYGPAFSLGIVALSYVPLAGYAGQISLCQLSIAGIGAVVWAHLGGAGQLWALPAAVLVAAAVGAAIAVPALRLSGIYLALGTAAFAVVLDRWVFTLPSFEVLGVRIALFDQGSVEVQGPNLFGWRLDSPAELLVLSAVVMAASSLAVGWLRRGRFGRGLIALRDSEAAYATLGGRPLAAKVAVFALSAAIAGLGGALYGMQQRTVTAEQFNLRANLPVFLVAVIGGLGAVGTGLFTGFAYIAPPHLLGHFGTWAHDVSALGIALAGMGLAHNPAGVVPGLREEWAPLARDRVLLPVACGALGLLWLLYGTGLIGGAMFLVAAVLVAVALRIRATARQDGPRPAPDPVEWWGIRRPWRAEDREVIARGIAAG; from the coding sequence ATGGAACAGTTCCTCACCTTTGGGGTCGTCGGACTGGCCACGGCCGCGATCTACGCGATCATCGGCAGCGGCCTCGTGCTCACCTACACCACCGCCGGCGTCTTCAACTTCGCGCACGGCGCCGCCGGGATGATGGCCGCCTTCGCCTACTGGCAGCTCGCCTTCGGCTGGGGCTGGCCGGTGCCGCTCGCCCTCGCCGTCGTGCTGCTCGTACTCGCCCCCGCCTTCGCCCTGTTCGTGGAACGGGTCCTGATGCGGCCGGTGCAGTCGCTGGGCGAGGCCGAGCGGCTCGTCATGACCGTCGCCCTGCTCACCGGGTGCATCGCCCTGGCCCGCTGGATCTGGGACCCGAACACCCCCCGCCCGCTGCGCCCGTTCTTCGCCGACCAGCCGGCCTTCCACCTCGGCCCGGCCCCCGTCACCTGGCACCAGGCGCTCACCCTCGGCGTGGCCGCCCTCATCGCCGCCGGGCTGTGGCTGCTGCTGAACCACACCCGCGCCGGCACCGAGATGCGCGCCTGCGTCGACGACCGCGCGCTCGCCCGGCTCACCGGCGCCTCGCCGCAGCGCGCCGCCCGGCTCGCCTGGATCCTCGCCACCCAGCTCGCCGCCGTCGGCGGCATCCTGATCGCCCCGACCGTCGCCCTCGACGCCCAGCAGCTCTCCCTCCTCATCGTCAGCGCGTACACGGCCGCGGTCTTCGGCAGGCTGCGCAGCCTGCCTCTGACCTTCTTCGGCGCACTCGTCGTCGGCTGGCTCGAGAGCTATCTGACGGGCTATCTGCCGCAGAACGACTATCTCCCGGGCCTGCGCCTGGCGGCCCCCGCGCTGCTGCTCTTCCTCGCCCTCCTCGTCTTCCCGCACCGCCGGCTGCGCGGCCGCGAACGGCGCCTGGTCCGCGTGCCGCTGCCCACACCGCGCGGCAGCCTCGTCTTCGCGGGGTGCGTGGTGCTGCTCGCGGTCCTCCTGGTCACGGTGCTCGACGAGGAGGGCCTCATCTCCTACGGGCCCGCCTTCTCGCTCGGCATCGTCGCCCTGTCCTACGTGCCGCTGGCCGGGTACGCCGGGCAGATCTCGCTGTGCCAGCTGAGCATCGCGGGCATCGGAGCCGTGGTGTGGGCGCATCTGGGCGGCGCCGGGCAGCTGTGGGCGCTGCCCGCCGCGGTCCTCGTCGCGGCGGCCGTCGGCGCGGCCATCGCCGTACCGGCGCTGCGGCTGTCCGGGATCTATCTCGCCCTCGGCACCGCGGCGTTCGCCGTCGTCCTGGACCGGTGGGTGTTCACCCTGCCGTCCTTCGAGGTGCTCGGGGTGCGGATCGCGCTGTTCGACCAGGGGTCCGTGGAAGTGCAGGGACCGAATCTGTTCGGATGGCGGCTCGACTCCCCGGCCGAACTGCTCGTGCTGTCCGCGGTGGTCATGGCCGCCTCCTCCCTCGCGGTGGGGTGGCTTCGGCGCGGGAGGTTCGGCCGGGGGCTCATCGCGCTGCGCGACAGCGAGGCCGCGTACGCGACGCTCGGCGGCCGGCCGCTCGCCGCGAAGGTGGCGGTGTTCGCCCTGTCCGCGGCGATCGCCGGGCTCGGCGGCGCGCTCTACGGCATGCAGCAGCGCACCGTCACCGCCGAGCAGTTCAACCTCCGCGCCAACCTGCCGGTCTTCCTGGTCGCGGTGATCGGCGGCCTCGGCGCGGTCGGCACCGGCCTGTTCACCGGCTTCGCCTACATCGCCCCGCCCCACCTCCTCGGCCACTTCGGCACGTGGGCCCACGACGTCTCCGCCCTGGGCATCGCCCTCGCCGGCATGGGCCTCGCGCACAACCCCGCCGGTGTCGTGCCGGGACTGCGCGAGGAGTGGGCGCCGCTGGCGCGCGACCGCGTGCTGCTGCCCGTAGCGTGCGGCGCTCTCGGGCTGCTGTGGCTGCTGTACGGGACCGGGCTGATCGGCGGGGCGATGTTCCTCGTCGCCGCGGTGCTGGTTGCCGTCGCCCTGCGGATCCGGGCCACCGCTCGCCAGGACGGACCGCGGCCCGCTCCCGACCCCGTCGAGTGGTGGGGGATACGGCGGCCCTGGCGGGCCGAGGACCGGGAGGTGATCGCGCGTGGCATCGCTGCGGGCTGA
- a CDS encoding ATP-binding cassette domain-containing protein → MASLRADDVTVTFGGIRALDGAGFAAGAGRITGLIGPNGAGKSTLFDVVSGLRRPRTGTVVLDGRDITRDTPARRARRGMARTFQRLELFGRLSVRDNLRVAAELGSRRREAHRIADDLLERIGLTADAGTTADALPTGAARLLEVGRALAGRPGVLLLDEPAAGQDAQETRRFAALLRDIAADGCAVVLVEHDMSLVMSVCDQVHVLDLGKVVAVGPPEEIQQDPTVLAAYLGEA, encoded by the coding sequence GTGGCATCGCTGCGGGCTGACGACGTGACCGTCACTTTCGGCGGCATCCGGGCGCTCGACGGCGCCGGTTTCGCAGCCGGGGCCGGGCGGATCACCGGGCTCATCGGGCCCAACGGGGCGGGAAAGTCCACCCTGTTCGATGTCGTGTCCGGGTTGCGCAGGCCTCGCACCGGCACCGTCGTGCTCGACGGACGCGACATCACCCGCGACACCCCGGCCCGGCGGGCCCGCCGCGGCATGGCCCGCACCTTCCAGCGCCTGGAACTCTTCGGCCGGCTGAGCGTCCGCGACAACCTGCGGGTGGCCGCCGAACTCGGCTCCCGGCGGCGCGAGGCCCACCGCATCGCCGACGACCTCCTCGAACGCATCGGCCTCACCGCCGACGCCGGCACCACCGCCGACGCCCTGCCCACCGGCGCCGCCCGCCTCCTGGAGGTGGGCCGGGCGCTCGCCGGCCGGCCCGGCGTCCTGCTGCTCGACGAACCCGCCGCCGGACAGGACGCGCAGGAAACCCGCCGCTTCGCCGCCCTGCTGCGCGACATCGCGGCCGACGGCTGCGCCGTGGTCCTCGTCGAACACGACATGAGCCTGGTGATGAGCGTGTGCGACCAGGTGCACGTCCTCGACCTCGGCAAGGTCGTCGCCGTCGGACCGCCCGAGGAGATCCAGCAGGACCCGACCGTGCTCGCGGCCTATCTCGGGGAGGCCTGA
- a CDS encoding ABC transporter ATP-binding protein — translation MTGATAADSAAPLLELRGIKAAYDRITVLHGVDLTVAAGQVVALLGPNGAGKTTTLNVIAGAHRPSAGTLHLGGRDTTGADPRDLARVGVCLVPEGRGIFPNLSVRDNLRMMTFTGRDLAEIEEIAYTRFPVLGHRARQAAGTLSGGQQQMLALARGLATDPAVLLLDELSMGLAPLVVAELYEHVAELARQGVAVLLVEQFAAAVLKIADHAAVLVRGRVQWQGRPDSSLHAELSSFYLGSAA, via the coding sequence ATGACTGGTGCTACGGCTGCCGACAGCGCGGCCCCGCTGCTTGAACTGCGCGGCATCAAAGCCGCATACGACCGCATCACCGTGCTGCACGGCGTCGACCTCACCGTCGCCGCCGGGCAGGTCGTGGCACTGCTCGGCCCCAACGGCGCCGGCAAGACCACCACCTTGAACGTCATCGCCGGCGCTCACCGGCCCAGCGCCGGCACCCTGCACCTCGGTGGCCGCGACACCACCGGCGCCGATCCGCGCGACCTGGCGCGGGTCGGCGTCTGCCTCGTCCCTGAGGGGCGTGGCATCTTCCCCAACCTCTCCGTCCGCGACAACCTCCGCATGATGACCTTCACCGGGCGCGACCTCGCGGAGATCGAGGAGATCGCCTACACCCGCTTCCCGGTCCTCGGCCACCGCGCGCGACAGGCGGCCGGCACGCTGTCCGGCGGCCAGCAGCAGATGCTCGCCCTGGCCCGCGGCCTCGCCACCGACCCCGCCGTCCTCCTCCTCGACGAACTGTCCATGGGGCTGGCCCCGCTGGTCGTCGCGGAGTTGTACGAACACGTCGCCGAACTGGCCCGGCAGGGCGTCGCCGTCCTCCTCGTCGAACAGTTCGCCGCCGCTGTCCTCAAGATCGCCGACCACGCGGCCGTCCTCGTACGCGGTCGCGTCCAGTGGCAGGGCCGTCCCGACAGCTCCCTGCACGCCGAACTGTCCTCCTTCTACCTGGGGAGCGCCGCATGA
- a CDS encoding amidohydrolase family protein, with the protein MQRDDMILISVDDHIIEPPDLFLNHLPARYRADAPHMVHREDGTDVWTFRDAVLSNPALNAVAGRPKEEYGLDPQGLDEIRPGCYDVDERVADMNAGGVLASMNFPSFPGFSARLFATEDPDLSLALVRAYNDWHIDDWCGKHPGRFIPMALPAIWDAELCAQEVRRVAEKGCHSLTFTENPAVLGYPSFHSDYWDPLWRALSDCGTVMNLHIGSSGRLSIPAKDSPPDVMITLQPINLVQAAADLVWSRVLKEFPHLKIALSEGGTGWIPYFLERIDRTFEMHATWTLQDFGGKLPSEKFREHFLTCFISDRLGVKLRHHIGIDNMCWEADYPHSDSMWPNAPEELHEVMRENDVPDAEINKMTHENAMRWYQFDPFRHVAREQATVGALRKSAEGHDVSVKARSHQVVAPADKLEAFRKRAEAAVTAAAAD; encoded by the coding sequence ATGCAGCGCGACGACATGATCCTCATCAGCGTCGACGACCACATCATCGAACCCCCCGACCTGTTCCTGAACCACCTGCCCGCCCGCTACCGCGCCGACGCCCCACACATGGTGCACCGCGAGGACGGCACCGACGTGTGGACGTTCCGCGATGCCGTCCTGTCCAACCCCGCTCTCAACGCGGTCGCCGGACGCCCCAAGGAGGAGTACGGCCTTGACCCCCAGGGCCTCGACGAGATCCGGCCCGGCTGCTACGACGTCGACGAACGCGTCGCCGACATGAACGCCGGCGGTGTCCTCGCCTCCATGAACTTCCCCTCCTTCCCGGGCTTCTCGGCCCGTCTGTTCGCCACCGAGGACCCGGACCTCTCGCTCGCGCTCGTGCGCGCGTACAACGACTGGCACATCGACGACTGGTGCGGCAAGCACCCCGGCCGCTTCATCCCCATGGCGCTGCCCGCCATCTGGGACGCCGAACTGTGCGCCCAGGAGGTGCGCCGCGTCGCCGAGAAGGGCTGCCATTCCCTCACCTTCACGGAGAACCCGGCCGTCCTCGGCTACCCGAGCTTCCACAGTGACTACTGGGACCCGCTGTGGCGGGCGCTCAGCGACTGCGGCACCGTCATGAACCTGCACATCGGTTCCTCCGGCCGCCTGTCCATCCCCGCCAAGGACTCCCCGCCGGACGTGATGATCACGCTTCAGCCCATCAACCTCGTTCAGGCCGCGGCCGACCTCGTCTGGTCCCGGGTCCTCAAGGAGTTCCCGCACCTGAAGATCGCCCTGTCCGAGGGCGGCACCGGCTGGATCCCGTATTTCCTCGAACGCATCGACCGCACCTTCGAGATGCACGCCACGTGGACACTGCAGGACTTCGGCGGGAAGCTGCCCTCCGAGAAGTTCCGCGAGCACTTCCTCACCTGCTTCATCAGCGACCGGCTCGGAGTGAAGCTCCGCCACCACATCGGCATCGACAACATGTGCTGGGAGGCCGACTACCCGCACAGCGACTCCATGTGGCCGAACGCCCCGGAGGAACTGCACGAGGTGATGCGGGAGAACGACGTGCCCGACGCCGAGATCAACAAGATGACGCACGAGAACGCGATGCGCTGGTACCAGTTCGACCCGTTCCGGCACGTTGCCCGCGAGCAGGCGACGGTCGGCGCGCTGCGCAAGTCGGCCGAAGGTCACGACGTGTCCGTCAAGGCACGCAGCCACCAGGTGGTCGCCCCGGCGGACAAGCTGGAAGCCTTCCGCAAGCGGGCCGAGGCCGCGGTGACCGCTGCCGCAGCCGACTAG